In the genome of Coraliomargarita algicola, one region contains:
- a CDS encoding 7-carboxy-7-deazaguanine synthase QueE, which translates to MLPIHEQFYTFQGEGVHAGRAAYFIRTFGCPVHCPWCDSAGTWHPDYIPEKIQRFSVETLVTEVAKTKAEFVVVTGGEPAIHNLAPLVDALHAIEQKVHLETSGAFEIKGDFDWITLSPKRWKLPLAVNLERADEFKIIVDREEAIEEYAEVIGATTKPVWLHPEWSRHNDAATLDAITEWVKAQGAPYRAGWQMHKHYAADLKDTRSAPAAPLGGDPKQGF; encoded by the coding sequence ATGCTCCCGATTCACGAACAGTTTTATACCTTCCAAGGCGAAGGCGTGCACGCGGGCCGAGCGGCTTATTTTATTCGCACCTTTGGTTGTCCGGTGCATTGCCCTTGGTGTGATTCTGCGGGGACTTGGCACCCGGACTATATTCCCGAAAAAATCCAACGCTTCTCGGTCGAGACTCTGGTCACGGAAGTAGCCAAGACCAAGGCTGAGTTTGTCGTCGTCACCGGCGGCGAGCCCGCAATTCACAATCTAGCGCCCCTAGTCGATGCGCTGCATGCAATCGAACAAAAGGTGCATTTAGAAACGAGCGGTGCCTTTGAAATCAAGGGGGACTTCGACTGGATCACCCTCAGCCCGAAACGCTGGAAGCTGCCGCTAGCGGTCAACCTTGAGCGCGCGGACGAATTTAAAATCATCGTCGATCGCGAGGAAGCGATTGAGGAATACGCCGAGGTGATCGGAGCAACGACCAAGCCCGTTTGGCTACATCCTGAATGGTCGAGGCACAACGATGCCGCCACCTTAGACGCGATTACGGAATGGGTGAAAGCGCAGGGCGCCCCCTACCGCGCAGGCTGGCAGATGCACAAACACTATGCAGCCGACCTCAAAGACACGCGCAGCGCACCCGCCGCCCCTT
- a CDS encoding class I SAM-dependent DNA methyltransferase — protein MHYFEVADNITSLVRKLPEQSEFIYAFLEAYGTPQANVTRLKSGTMNLAKLEGDLLFKKKLYFKPTEGDLFATLDTLKSDKAMLSNDPRFLLVTDFQHLVALDRKTDDTLDCKLADLPSHFDFFLPLAGMEKTKLSNENPADIKAAERMAKLFDAIRSHNPEFVEANSHAMNVFLARLLFCFYAEDTGIFPEENAISNAIASHTAADGSDLHDFFVRLFDILDRKSRAGLPQHLQSLPYVNGGLFREHFPIPEFSMKARRMMLEAGELSWADINPDIFGSMFQAVIDPEERHNLGQHYTSVTNIMKVIEPLFLNDFREAFEKACSLRRGQSQALHRLLERIAKVKIFDPACGSGNFLIIAYKELRRLEMDIFQELQRTTGELPLSGLQVSQFYGIEIADFAAETAVLALWLTEHQMNLESKRVCGQAPDNLPLRDGANIKCANACRIDWESVCPKEDGDEIYILGNPPYLGASMQTALHKSDMAYVFTGIKGYKNLDFIACWFFKAGKFITNSNIKAAFVTTNSICQGEQVALLWPHVLKRGLEIGFAHQSFKWTNNAKGNAGVTCAIVGLRVKSNEAAILYRGGLASHVKVINPYLSTGADVIVFKRSRSISNLPPISYGSKPVDGGNLILSVEERRSLIEEYPSAASLLKKYIGSVEFIRGSVRYCLWIENQDLQQALETKPVFNRINQVREMRLASQKATTREDAERAHAFSEIRYQKSESVIIPEVSSERREYVPSGFLDKDTVISNLAYAIYDADPTIFGLLTSRMHMTWVRAVAGRLKTDYRYSAGLCYNTFPVPNLSATQKQELTTQVMQVLQERENHPEKTMAQLYDPDKMPAGLRAAHQALDLTVDRLYQKAPFTSDEERLEHLFKRYEAMIAKEQEGKK, from the coding sequence ATGCATTACTTTGAGGTCGCTGACAACATTACATCACTAGTTCGGAAACTCCCCGAGCAAAGCGAGTTTATCTATGCATTTCTTGAAGCCTATGGCACGCCGCAGGCGAATGTCACACGTCTGAAGTCGGGCACGATGAATTTGGCTAAGCTGGAGGGCGACTTGTTGTTTAAGAAGAAGCTCTACTTTAAGCCGACCGAGGGCGATTTGTTTGCGACTCTGGATACGTTGAAGTCGGACAAAGCCATGCTGTCCAATGATCCGCGCTTTTTGTTGGTCACTGATTTTCAACATCTGGTGGCGCTGGATCGTAAGACGGACGACACGCTGGACTGTAAATTGGCGGACTTGCCGAGCCATTTCGACTTCTTCCTGCCGCTAGCAGGGATGGAGAAGACCAAACTTTCCAACGAGAACCCAGCCGACATCAAGGCTGCTGAGCGCATGGCCAAGCTATTTGATGCGATCCGCTCTCACAATCCGGAGTTCGTGGAAGCCAATAGCCATGCCATGAATGTCTTTCTGGCGCGCTTGCTGTTCTGCTTTTATGCGGAGGACACCGGCATCTTTCCGGAAGAGAATGCGATCAGTAACGCCATTGCCTCACACACCGCGGCCGACGGTAGCGACTTGCACGACTTTTTTGTGCGACTGTTCGATATTCTCGACCGTAAATCGCGCGCGGGCCTACCGCAACACTTGCAGAGCCTGCCCTATGTGAATGGTGGACTCTTTCGTGAGCATTTTCCGATTCCTGAGTTCTCGATGAAGGCGCGCCGCATGATGCTGGAAGCGGGTGAGCTTAGCTGGGCCGACATCAACCCCGACATTTTCGGTTCGATGTTCCAAGCGGTGATCGATCCCGAAGAAAGGCACAATCTAGGGCAGCACTACACCTCGGTGACCAACATCATGAAGGTGATCGAGCCGCTCTTTTTAAACGATTTTCGTGAGGCCTTTGAAAAGGCCTGCAGCCTCCGGCGCGGCCAATCACAAGCACTCCATCGTCTGCTGGAACGCATCGCTAAGGTGAAAATCTTCGACCCTGCCTGTGGTTCGGGTAATTTCCTGATCATCGCCTACAAGGAGCTGCGTCGCTTGGAGATGGACATCTTTCAAGAGTTGCAGCGGACAACCGGCGAACTCCCACTTTCAGGCCTACAAGTCAGCCAGTTCTACGGCATCGAAATTGCCGACTTCGCCGCCGAGACCGCCGTGCTGGCGCTTTGGTTGACCGAGCATCAGATGAACTTGGAGTCTAAACGTGTCTGCGGCCAAGCTCCCGACAACCTCCCGCTCCGCGATGGAGCCAATATTAAATGCGCCAACGCCTGCCGCATCGATTGGGAAAGCGTCTGCCCGAAGGAAGACGGCGATGAGATTTATATCTTGGGCAATCCGCCGTATCTGGGAGCCAGCATGCAGACTGCTTTGCACAAATCCGATATGGCGTATGTTTTTACAGGAATAAAGGGCTACAAGAATTTAGACTTCATTGCTTGTTGGTTTTTTAAGGCGGGAAAGTTTATCACGAATTCCAACATAAAAGCTGCATTTGTGACTACTAATTCGATTTGTCAGGGCGAACAGGTCGCATTGCTGTGGCCTCATGTTTTAAAGCGTGGCTTAGAAATTGGATTTGCGCATCAGTCATTCAAATGGACAAATAACGCGAAAGGGAATGCAGGCGTCACCTGTGCGATTGTTGGGCTCCGGGTTAAATCAAATGAGGCCGCAATTCTCTATCGTGGAGGCTTGGCTAGTCACGTAAAAGTGATCAATCCTTATCTATCAACTGGGGCAGATGTAATCGTATTTAAGCGTTCACGGTCCATCTCAAACCTGCCCCCGATCAGTTATGGTAGTAAACCTGTTGATGGTGGTAATTTGATCTTGTCCGTAGAAGAGCGCCGGAGCCTGATTGAAGAATACCCATCGGCTGCTTCGTTATTAAAGAAATACATTGGCTCAGTTGAATTTATTAGAGGCAGTGTTCGCTATTGTCTTTGGATCGAAAATCAAGACCTGCAACAAGCACTTGAGACTAAGCCAGTATTTAATCGTATTAATCAAGTTCGAGAAATGCGATTAGCTAGCCAGAAAGCCACGACCCGAGAGGATGCAGAGAGGGCACATGCATTTAGCGAAATTCGGTATCAGAAATCTGAATCGGTCATCATTCCAGAAGTGAGTTCAGAACGACGCGAATATGTGCCATCTGGTTTTCTGGATAAAGATACCGTCATATCTAATCTCGCATACGCAATCTACGACGCCGATCCCACTATCTTCGGCCTACTCACCTCTCGCATGCACATGACTTGGGTGCGCGCAGTGGCGGGACGTTTAAAAACCGACTATCGTTATTCGGCAGGGCTCTGCTATAACACCTTCCCCGTCCCCAACTTAAGCGCTACGCAAAAGCAGGAACTAACGACGCAGGTGATGCAGGTCTTGCAAGAGCGCGAGAACCATCCGGAAAAGACGATGGCTCAGCTCTATGATCCGGACAAAATGCCCGCCGGCCTGCGTGCCGCGCACCAAGCACTCGATCTCACCGTCGACCGCCTCTACCAAAAAGCACCTTTCACCTCCGACGAAGAACGCCTCGAACATCTCTTCAAACGCTACGAAGCCATGATCGCAAAAGAACAGGAGGGGAAGAAATGA